TCAATATATGAATATTGGCTGCTAAAGCCGGTCATGACGATCACATCGATTGTTGCATAGTTTTCCTTAATGTGTTTAAGGAGGCCCATACCGTCCATTTTCGGCATGACCAGATCGGTCACAACCACACTGAAATCCCCTGCCGTCAATAATTTAACCGCTTCCTCTCCGTTTTCGGCAGATATGTATTGAAGACCCATGGATTCGGCATATCGCTCAATCAGCGAGAGGTGACCCGCGTCGTCATCGACAATCAGTATTTTCATAGATTCATCTAGCAAAACAGAACTCCTCAAAAGAAACGTGCCATGTCATCGAATACTCTCCTTGGCAGATTAAAGACAGCCACCAAAGCAAAGCCCCTTCAAACCTTTATTTTACCCTTTAACACAAGCGATTCATACTCTTCAGGATAATGTTCTTTCATACAATCCGGGCAGATACTGTGGCTGATATCTGCGTCTGAATATTGTTTTATATAGACATCAACCTGCTCCCAATAGCCCCGGTAATCTCGAATTTTCTTGCAATAGGAACACAGGGGCAAGATTCCCCTCAACGTTTTAATCTCTTTCAAAGACTGCTGCAGCTTTACAATGAGTATCTCTTTTTCGGTTTCAACTATCTTCCTGGCCGTCACATCCCGAACCAACCCATCATATCCATAGAGACAGTTGTCAGCATTGTAGTGCCTGACAATAGTGTTTTGAACCCAGCGAATAGTGCCGTCTTTATGGTATATCCTATGTTCAATGACCGAAGACTCCTGGCCGGCAATGATGTCAGCCGTTTGCTTCAAGACCGCATCTCGGTCTTCCGCATGAATCATATCGAGCCACAGGTATGGTTGAGCAGTATACTCTTCAGAGGTAAATCCGGTTACCCCTGCACAGGCGCTACTGTGAGTCGTTTTAACAGCGGTGCCATTTTCAATGATAACAGTGTAGGTGTAGTCAGTTATCGCTTTAATGAGTTCATCGTACTTCCTTTCACAATTTTGCAGCGCCAAAGTTACTTTCCTTTGGCCTGTTTCAGTACCATTAGATTTTTTCATAGCGGGCATCTCATGATCCGGACAAATCGGAAATAACTGTCATAAAACAGGGGTTAAACTCTTCATGACAACTCAGCGCCTCTGATATCGGGCCTTGTCTGAAAAGATAGATCATGCAGCAGCATTCTCGTGCTATCAATTTGCGCCGTCCAGAACTTTGCGAATAGACTTGGCAAGATCGGTCAGCACTATTGGTTTCATGATAAACTCTTGTATACCGAGAGCCTGAGCTTTCTCTCGATTTATCACCTCACTGAATCCGGTACACAGTATCACCGGAAAATTCGGTCGAATCGCCCGTACTTTCCGCACCAGCTCTGCCCCGCTCATATGGGGCATTGCCATGTCGGTGAGGAGCAGGTCAAAATTCTTAGGATTTTTTTCATAAAGGCTTAGAGCCTCTAAGCTGCTTGAGGTAGCGCTAACCTCATAGCCCAAACTCATTAAAAAGGTTTTACTGAGTGCAACAATGGGCCCTTCGTCATCAACAATCAAAATACGCTCGCTGCCTTTGGGAATTGGAAACACCGTCTCAACCGGTTGGGACTCCATTGAGCTTTGGGTGATCGGCAAAAAGATTGTAAAGGTTGTTCCTTTCCCTAGCTCTGAATCTACTGCTATGGCGCCCATATGCTTTTTAACTATCCCATGCACAACAGCCAGGCCCATTCCCGTTCCTTCGCCATGTTTCTTGGTCGTAAAGAAGGGCTCAAAGATCTTTGTCATAATAGTTTGATCTATACCAGGACCACTGTCCTGCACTGAAAGTGTTAAATATGGCCCTGGGCAGATGTCCAACTCATTAAGTTGTGCATCGCCATCCTCCAAAACCTTCTTCGCCAGACTGACAGTTAGCACACCCCCTGTTTCGCGCATTTCATGATAGGCATTTGTGCATAAATTCATTAACACCTGATGTATCTGAGTCTGATCAGCCATTATCAAAATCTGCTCGCACTGAGGATCTATTTCAGAACGAATCTCAATGGATGTTGGAATTGTAGCCTTTAGCAGCTTGACCACTTCCTTCACAATAGATTGAATCTGAATAGGAAAACAGCTATCATTTCCCTGACGGCTAAAAGTGAGTATCTGCTTAATCAGTTGCCCGGCACGTAACCCGGCATTGTTGATTTCAACGAAATATTTGCCACTCTTATCCCCCTCGCTAGAGTTCATTTTGCCAAGCTCAGAGTAGCCGATCACCGCACTGAGGATATTATTGAAGTCATGAGCTATCCCGGCCGCTAAAGTTCCGATCGCTTCCATCTTCTGGGACTGCTGCAACTGACACTGCAGATTTTCTCTGTCTCTCTCCATGGCCCGACGCTCGGTAATATCAATGGCATATTCAACCACCTTACTGAGTTCACCAT
The nucleotide sequence above comes from Desulfobulbaceae bacterium. Encoded proteins:
- a CDS encoding PAS domain-containing protein, with amino-acid sequence MKKSNGTETGQRKVTLALQNCERKYDELIKAITDYTYTVIIENGTAVKTTHSSACAGVTGFTSEEYTAQPYLWLDMIHAEDRDAVLKQTADIIAGQESSVIEHRIYHKDGTIRWVQNTIVRHYNADNCLYGYDGLVRDVTARKIVETEKEILIVKLQQSLKEIKTLRGILPLCSYCKKIRDYRGYWEQVDVYIKQYSDADISHSICPDCMKEHYPEEYESLVLKGKIKV
- a CDS encoding DUF3365 domain-containing protein, with amino-acid sequence MSKKDGSKHLFSLVSVSIVIVWVASICGSLYWNLHLVTNQTEATALHVAKAYFDKDLALRLWGAKHGGVYAPVSEDNPPNPYLSHVPERDIVTPSGKQLTLVNPAYMIRQMMAEFSNLTGVGGHLTSLKLLNPINKPDPWEEKKLKVFDEGVKEVTSFEVVDGKPVLRLMRPFITQKPCLKCHGHQGYEVGDVRGATSMSIPMAPYRLIESEMRWQLIATHLLILALGLLGIGWGCWLVNRNINRHFALQGKLEKQNEFIHSIFESLSHPFFVIDANTFALEIANSTALGGKLLFGQTCYSLSHHEDEPCCGTHHPCPINLMKETKSSTTVEHVHFDADGNERTVEVHCFPILDENGELSKVVEYAIDITERRAMERDRENLQCQLQQSQKMEAIGTLAAGIAHDFNNILSAVIGYSELGKMNSSEGDKSGKYFVEINNAGLRAGQLIKQILTFSRQGNDSCFPIQIQSIVKEVVKLLKATIPTSIEIRSEIDPQCEQILIMADQTQIHQVLMNLCTNAYHEMRETGGVLTVSLAKKVLEDGDAQLNELDICPGPYLTLSVQDSGPGIDQTIMTKIFEPFFTTKKHGEGTGMGLAVVHGIVKKHMGAIAVDSELGKGTTFTIFLPITQSSMESQPVETVFPIPKGSERILIVDDEGPIVALSKTFLMSLGYEVSATSSSLEALSLYEKNPKNFDLLLTDMAMPHMSGAELVRKVRAIRPNFPVILCTGFSEVINREKAQALGIQEFIMKPIVLTDLAKSIRKVLDGAN